The proteins below come from a single Bacteroidales bacterium genomic window:
- a CDS encoding glycosyltransferase — protein MEKRKLYLFTDSFPYSKYREDSFLSFEIIALAKYFDLTIIPSCTEGEIAETPEIKIETNFANCLKAITKKHLIKRVFIAITSVLFLKEICGNIKNILSLYKLKLLLTEAYNIHVIHKWLESYLKKNNVSEAVLYTYWLSTKTLGLALLKKNNKKIKVISRAHRIDLYEELSKFLPFRKTTLNYIDRLYLISDNGYNYITKKYPEVIKKCEVSKLGVKKTEFLSYGSKDGIFRIVSCSAIIPVKRIKLIAESLVYLASELNNMYFEWYHIGEGELKSEVEEYLTNNKKSNLKFKFLGFLKNEEVFNFYKSTPIDVLINVSSSEGVPVSIMEAQSCGIPTIATDVGGSSEIVNSNNGILLSSNPDKIEIAEAVKYLINNKNIVAKMQKSSFENWENNYNAEINYDNFAESIFNLK, from the coding sequence ATGGAAAAAAGAAAATTATATTTATTCACCGATTCATTTCCTTACAGCAAATATCGTGAAGATTCATTTCTTTCATTTGAAATTATTGCACTTGCAAAGTATTTTGACTTAACTATTATACCATCATGTACAGAAGGTGAGATAGCAGAAACACCCGAAATAAAAATTGAAACAAATTTTGCAAACTGCCTTAAAGCAATAACAAAAAAACATTTAATTAAAAGAGTATTTATAGCAATTACATCAGTTCTATTTTTAAAAGAAATATGCGGAAACATAAAAAATATTTTAAGTTTATATAAACTAAAATTATTATTAACTGAAGCATACAACATTCATGTTATACACAAATGGCTTGAAAGTTACCTCAAGAAAAATAATGTATCAGAAGCTGTTTTATACACATATTGGTTAAGTACAAAAACACTTGGATTAGCTCTTTTGAAAAAAAACAATAAGAAAATAAAAGTTATAAGCAGAGCACATAGAATTGATTTATATGAAGAACTAAGTAAATTTTTACCTTTCAGAAAAACCACTCTCAATTACATTGACCGACTATACCTCATATCCGACAATGGTTATAATTATATTACAAAAAAATATCCCGAAGTAATAAAGAAGTGTGAAGTTTCAAAATTAGGAGTAAAAAAAACAGAATTTCTCTCTTACGGTTCAAAAGACGGAATTTTCAGAATTGTATCGTGTTCGGCAATTATTCCGGTTAAAAGAATTAAATTAATTGCAGAAAGCTTGGTTTATCTGGCATCTGAACTAAACAATATGTATTTTGAATGGTATCATATAGGCGAAGGTGAATTGAAAAGTGAAGTAGAAGAATACCTAACAAACAACAAAAAGTCAAATTTAAAATTCAAATTTTTGGGTTTTTTGAAAAATGAGGAAGTGTTCAACTTTTACAAATCAACACCTATTGATGTTTTAATAAACGTCAGTTCATCCGAGGGTGTTCCTGTATCGATTATGGAAGCACAAAGCTGTGGTATTCCGACTATTGCAACCGATGTAGGAGGAAGTTCAGAAATTGTCAACAGCAACAATGGCATTTTGTTAAGTTCAAATCCCGATAAAATAGAAATAGCAGAAGCCGTAAAATATTTAATTAACAATAAAAACATTGTTGCAAAAATGCAAAAATCATCATTTGAAAACTGGGAAAATAATTATAATGCTGAAATTAATTATGATAACTTTGCAGAAAGTATTTTTAACCTCAAATAA
- a CDS encoding SDR family oxidoreductase: MYEKKYHEEDLNRYSFLVTGGAGFIGSNIVEYLVKYDAPKITVIDNLSSGSIENIKPFMNLKNFEFINADIKNYNSCLKACKNVDIVFHEAALCSVPRSVQNPVATNESNVNGFVNMLFAAKESKVRRFIYASSSSVYGDNNTLPKKEEITGNPLSPYAVSKISNELYSGVFRKIYDMNIVGLRYFNIFGPRQNPDGPYAAVIPIFITALLNNIQPAINGDGEQTRDFTFIENAVQANIKAAFSDITESKGKVFNIACGRKTSINKLYELIKNLTASSIFPVYNPERTGDIKNSYADINKAQKLINYNPEIELETGLKITLDWFKRKM; the protein is encoded by the coding sequence ATGTACGAAAAAAAATATCACGAGGAAGATTTAAACCGGTATTCATTTCTTGTAACAGGCGGAGCAGGATTTATCGGTTCTAACATTGTTGAATATTTAGTAAAATACGATGCGCCTAAAATCACTGTCATTGACAATTTGTCGTCCGGGTCAATTGAAAATATTAAACCCTTTATGAATTTAAAAAATTTTGAATTCATAAATGCCGATATTAAAAATTATAATTCTTGCCTAAAAGCATGCAAAAATGTTGATATTGTTTTTCACGAAGCCGCTCTTTGTTCTGTTCCCCGCTCAGTGCAAAATCCTGTTGCCACTAACGAATCAAATGTCAATGGTTTTGTAAATATGCTTTTTGCAGCAAAAGAATCAAAAGTAAGACGTTTTATTTATGCCAGTTCTTCTTCGGTTTATGGAGATAATAATACATTACCGAAAAAAGAAGAAATAACGGGCAATCCGCTGTCTCCTTATGCAGTTTCAAAAATTTCAAATGAATTATATTCAGGAGTATTCAGAAAGATTTATGATATGAATATTGTAGGTTTAAGATATTTTAATATTTTCGGACCACGTCAAAATCCCGATGGACCTTATGCTGCCGTAATTCCTATTTTTATTACCGCATTGTTAAATAATATACAACCGGCAATAAATGGCGATGGCGAACAAACCCGCGACTTTACTTTCATTGAAAATGCAGTTCAGGCAAATATTAAAGCTGCCTTTTCCGATATTACAGAGTCAAAAGGAAAAGTTTTCAATATTGCTTGCGGCAGAAAAACATCAATAAATAAACTTTATGAGTTAATAAAAAATTTAACCGCTTCCTCCATTTTTCCTGTTTATAACCCCGAAAGAACAGGAGATATAAAAAATTCTTATGCCGATATCAACAAAGCACAAAAATTAATCAATTACAACCCTGAGATAGAACTCGAAACAGGATTAAAAATAACTCTCGATTGGTTCAAAAGAAAAATGTAA
- the nadE gene encoding NAD(+) synthase — protein sequence MNCKKVTKYITNWLIKKLNTSKQKGFVIGISGGIDSAVTSALCAGTNFPVIVLSMPIFQNKEQYELSIEHINWLKKKFKNVSSHTIDMSGVFSELIGNLPEIAKGELALANIRSRLRMVTLYAFANTNNYLVCGTGNKIEDFGVGFFTKYGDGGVDINPIGDLLKSEVYALGKFLDVPISIQKAAPTDGLWEIDKCDEEQIGATYNELEWAMNYCKKNKLNSLPEIKKNKLTKKQVAILNIYITRHNCNKHKVKVPDVCKIKL from the coding sequence ATGAACTGCAAAAAAGTTACAAAATATATTACAAACTGGCTGATAAAAAAATTAAACACATCAAAACAAAAAGGATTTGTTATCGGCATATCCGGTGGAATTGATTCAGCCGTTACTTCTGCTCTTTGTGCCGGAACAAATTTTCCTGTTATAGTTTTGAGTATGCCTATTTTTCAAAACAAAGAACAATATGAGCTTTCCATTGAACACATAAATTGGCTGAAAAAGAAATTTAAAAATGTTTCTTCACATACAATTGACATGTCAGGTGTTTTTTCGGAGTTGATTGGTAATTTACCCGAAATTGCAAAAGGAGAACTTGCTTTAGCAAACATCCGTTCCCGTTTACGAATGGTTACACTTTATGCTTTTGCCAATACAAATAATTACCTTGTATGCGGCACCGGAAATAAAATTGAAGATTTCGGTGTTGGCTTTTTTACAAAATATGGCGACGGCGGCGTTGATATTAACCCTATCGGCGACCTTTTAAAATCGGAAGTATATGCACTCGGAAAGTTTCTTGATGTGCCAATATCAATTCAAAAAGCAGCACCAACAGACGGTTTGTGGGAAATTGACAAATGCGATGAAGAACAAATCGGAGCAACTTACAATGAACTCGAATGGGCAATGAATTATTGCAAAAAAAATAAACTTAATTCTTTACCTGAAATTAAAAAAAACAAGCTGACTAAAAAACAAGTTGCTATTTTAAATATATATATTACGCGGCATAATTGCAATAAACACAAAGTAAAAGTGCCCGATGTTTGTAAAATAAAATTATAA